From a single Collimonas pratensis genomic region:
- a CDS encoding YbaB/EbfC family nucleoid-associated protein, producing the protein MMKGQLAGLMKQAQAMQDNMKKMQDQLALIEVEGESGAGLVKVVMTCKNAVKRVAIDASLLADDKDMLEDLVAAAFNDAVRKAEALSAEKMSGLTAGMPAGFKLPF; encoded by the coding sequence ATGATGAAGGGCCAACTGGCAGGGCTGATGAAACAAGCCCAGGCAATGCAGGACAACATGAAAAAGATGCAAGACCAACTGGCCTTGATCGAAGTCGAAGGCGAGTCGGGCGCAGGCCTGGTGAAGGTCGTGATGACTTGCAAGAACGCCGTCAAGCGCGTGGCGATCGACGCTTCGCTGCTGGCGGACGACAAGGACATGCTGGAAGACCTGGTGGCAGCTGCGTTCAACGATGCGGTGCGCAAGGCAGAAGCGCTGTCGGCCGAAAAGATGTCGGGCCTGACCGCCGGCATGCCAGCCGGCTTCAAACTGCCGTTCTGA
- the recR gene encoding recombination mediator RecR, whose translation MKVPSSLTLLTEALRHLPGVGPKSAQRMAYHLLQHDRDGAALLGRALTQAVDQIHHCALCNTFTENEICETCLDPERDPSLLCVVETPTDQLMIEQTLTFKGLYFVLMGRLSPLDGIGPKDIQLEKLVSRATDGVVKEVVLATNFTNEGEATAHYISETMKARGLQVSRLARGVPVGGELEYVDAGTIARAMLDRRAT comes from the coding sequence GTGAAAGTACCTTCCAGTCTTACCCTGCTCACCGAAGCCTTGCGTCATTTGCCCGGCGTCGGTCCGAAATCGGCGCAGCGCATGGCGTATCACTTGCTGCAGCATGACCGCGACGGCGCCGCCCTGCTGGGGCGGGCGCTGACCCAGGCGGTCGATCAGATCCACCATTGCGCGCTGTGCAACACCTTCACCGAGAACGAGATTTGCGAAACCTGTCTCGATCCCGAGCGCGATCCGAGTTTGCTGTGCGTGGTGGAGACGCCGACCGACCAGCTGATGATTGAACAGACCCTGACTTTCAAGGGCTTATACTTTGTCTTGATGGGACGCTTGTCGCCATTGGACGGCATCGGCCCCAAGGACATCCAGCTGGAAAAGCTGGTGAGCCGCGCTACCGACGGCGTCGTCAAGGAAGTGGTGCTGGCGACCAATTTCACCAACGAAGGCGAAGCCACCGCGCACTACATCAGCGAAACCATGAAAGCGCGCGGCCTGCAGGTGAGCCGCCTGGCGCGCGGCGTGCCGGTCGGCGGCGAGCTGGAATATGTGGATGCGGGCACCATCGCCCGCGCCATGCTGGACCGGCGCGCGACTTAG
- a CDS encoding ABC transporter substrate-binding protein, with translation MKLSWKQFAIALCLFLAGYLTFNSNLFAQTPEKTKVSIAVGGKNLFYYLPLTIAEQLGYFKDEGLDVQISDFAGGAKALQALIGGSADVVSGAFEHTISMQAKNQRITAFVLQGRAPQIVMGVSNKTMPNFKTIADLKGKKIGVTAPGSSTSMMSNFVLAKGGLKPTDVSYIGVGASAGALSALRSGSIDVIVNLDPLITMLQQDNEIRIISDTRTLKDTNTVFGGPMPAATLYASADFIKKYPNTTQALTNAMVRALKWLQKATPADVAKVVPESYQLGDRALYLDAFNKMREALSPDGMIPEEGPKVALHTLEAFDPELAGKNIDLSQTYTNEFVKKADAKYK, from the coding sequence ATGAAATTAAGCTGGAAGCAGTTCGCAATTGCTCTTTGTTTGTTCCTGGCCGGTTATCTGACATTCAACAGCAATCTGTTTGCGCAGACGCCGGAGAAGACCAAAGTATCCATCGCGGTAGGCGGCAAGAACCTGTTTTATTATTTGCCCTTGACGATCGCCGAGCAGCTCGGCTATTTCAAGGATGAAGGCCTGGATGTACAGATTTCCGATTTCGCCGGCGGCGCCAAGGCCTTGCAGGCTCTGATCGGCGGTAGCGCCGACGTGGTTTCCGGCGCTTTCGAGCACACCATCAGCATGCAGGCCAAGAACCAGCGCATCACCGCTTTCGTGCTGCAGGGCCGGGCGCCGCAGATCGTCATGGGCGTCTCCAACAAGACCATGCCCAACTTCAAGACCATCGCCGACCTCAAGGGCAAGAAGATAGGTGTCACGGCGCCGGGTTCTTCGACCAGCATGATGTCCAATTTCGTGCTGGCCAAAGGCGGCCTCAAGCCGACTGACGTTTCCTACATCGGTGTCGGCGCTTCGGCTGGCGCCTTGTCGGCACTGCGCTCCGGTTCCATCGACGTGATCGTCAATCTCGATCCGCTGATCACCATGCTGCAGCAGGATAACGAGATCCGAATCATTTCCGACACCCGCACCCTGAAAGACACCAACACCGTATTCGGCGGCCCGATGCCGGCGGCCACCTTGTATGCTTCCGCCGATTTCATCAAGAAATATCCCAACACCACGCAGGCCCTGACCAACGCCATGGTGCGCGCGCTCAAGTGGCTGCAGAAGGCCACGCCGGCGGACGTCGCCAAGGTCGTGCCGGAAAGTTACCAGCTGGGCGACCGCGCCTTGTATCTCGACGCCTTCAACAAGATGCGCGAAGCGCTGTCGCCGGACGGCATGATCCCGGAGGAAGGTCCGAAGGTCGCATTGCATACGCTGGAAGCCTTCGATCCTGAACTGGCCGGCAAGAATATCGACCTGTCGCAGACTTACACCAATGAGTTTGTCAAGAAGGCCGACGCCAAGTACAAGTAG
- a CDS encoding ABC transporter ATP-binding protein encodes MTSASTPALFLDNISCTFVSKDDRSQRYTAVADTSLSIAPGEFVSVVGPTGCGKSTLLNVGAGLLQPSTGSVKVFGEPLAGINRRAGYMFQAEALMPWRSALQNVIAGLQYRETDEARARQLGEEWLARVGLQGFGDRYPHQLSGGMRKRVALAQTLILDPDIILMDEPFSALDIQTRQLMENEVLALWSAKRKAVLFITHDLDEAIAMSDRVVVLSAGPATHPIGEFEIDLPRPRDVAEIRSEPRFVELHQQIWSVLRDEVLKGYQQQKKAS; translated from the coding sequence ATGACTTCCGCATCGACCCCTGCTCTGTTCCTGGACAACATCAGCTGCACCTTCGTCTCCAAGGATGATCGTTCGCAGCGCTACACCGCGGTGGCCGACACCAGCTTGTCGATTGCGCCGGGCGAATTCGTTTCCGTGGTGGGGCCGACCGGCTGCGGCAAGTCGACCCTGCTGAATGTCGGCGCCGGCTTGCTGCAGCCTTCGACCGGCAGCGTCAAGGTATTCGGCGAACCGCTGGCCGGTATCAATCGCCGCGCCGGCTACATGTTCCAGGCAGAAGCGCTGATGCCGTGGCGCAGCGCGCTGCAAAACGTCATCGCCGGCCTGCAATACCGCGAAACCGATGAAGCCCGCGCCCGCCAGCTCGGCGAGGAATGGCTGGCGCGGGTCGGCCTGCAAGGTTTCGGCGACCGCTATCCGCATCAGCTATCTGGCGGCATGCGCAAGCGTGTGGCGCTGGCGCAGACCCTGATCCTGGATCCCGACATCATCCTGATGGATGAGCCGTTTTCCGCGCTCGATATCCAGACCCGGCAACTGATGGAAAACGAAGTGCTGGCGCTGTGGAGCGCCAAACGCAAGGCGGTGCTGTTCATCACCCACGACCTGGATGAAGCGATCGCCATGTCGGACCGGGTCGTGGTGCTGTCGGCCGGACCGGCCACCCATCCGATCGGCGAATTTGAGATCGACCTGCCGCGCCCGCGCGACGTCGCCGAAATCCGCAGCGAGCCGCGCTTCGTCGAACTGCATCAGCAGATCTGGAGCGTGCTGCGGGATGAGGTGCTGAAGGGCTACCAGCAGCAAAAGAAAGCTAGCTAA
- a CDS encoding xanthine dehydrogenase family protein molybdopterin-binding subunit, whose translation MTKLDLSRRSFLKASVVAGVSVYVAPMGGKAFAALFEEKILTPIQWDSGNGQVKFRIDGIAKVTGAKVFARDVRARDMPHWPNQQAHAFILRATKADRSFLGVDLSLLGDDLKPDRVISAADLARDGIAFPAFYGEDMLLPAGKTPAYLGHAVAILIYNDFARFRFAKDKLQFKDEVIQYGPVTGPLERDPWGTFRFVRVGGATSADDDVFSSLKNAPVFPSMMRKHQPVWPDGQEHGKLGEQGMFYAAQIQEQLDHPPADWLVMERNYNTQSVDTAALEPDNANCWYDAANQALHMVVPTQSPGEIVDSTIEMMKKGKFPLKKLFLHPCYTVGYGSKDHYNFPFYGLLTSLYADGKPVRLANDRYEQFQTAIKRHAFKMHYRIAVDRKSGLLQSFKGEFEANGGGRANFSPSVAMVGATAAQSIYYFPKNDLAAVAIASRAIDAGSARGYGTLQSMAATEMMIDEMAEKLGLDAIDFRLKNALRSGMKNTQGAIPAGAIRVDEVLEKAKLHPLWVNRAKKKAEYEISHPGYRYGVGFACVQKDFGTGAETSFAKVEISANGQIHLSHSAAEIGTGMSTSQAIACAKWLGKPANEVRTSITDWSDLPVVTSGDPYIMSQAEQDKLAANPRWSPGYSSPSSATNSAFYFTHSTREAARVVFMHGLWPAAMAIWSTGIGGGQAAPLVVRVEDARWVDGKLSAAGLQALPYEQLVKKAHELGLVTGATVHVFNRWQWTEADFEILGNLVRVPLDGLSVRYGEGASKAQQAKMSTSGGYDVLNRKKVLIPPTQRNNAAVTYYSAVGTLVELAVHEASGKVELLTHHSIMECGNQISPQLVSGQLQGGLAMGIGHALHEYLPLYEDGPGNGSWNFNRYQLPRAKDVAVWSQTSEVLPPLTETDPPKGIAEVVMIPVVGAIVNGIANAIGHRFTDLPVTQQNIQEALA comes from the coding sequence ATGACAAAACTCGACCTTTCGCGTCGCAGTTTTTTGAAGGCCAGCGTCGTCGCCGGCGTCTCGGTGTACGTAGCGCCCATGGGCGGCAAGGCATTCGCCGCCCTGTTTGAAGAAAAAATCCTGACGCCCATCCAGTGGGACAGCGGCAACGGTCAGGTCAAGTTTCGTATCGACGGCATTGCCAAGGTCACCGGCGCCAAAGTGTTCGCGCGCGATGTCCGCGCCCGCGACATGCCGCACTGGCCGAACCAGCAAGCCCATGCTTTCATCCTGCGCGCCACCAAGGCCGACCGCAGCTTCCTCGGCGTCGACCTCAGCCTGCTCGGCGACGATTTGAAACCGGACCGCGTGATCAGCGCCGCCGACCTGGCGCGCGACGGCATTGCCTTCCCAGCCTTCTACGGCGAAGACATGCTGCTGCCGGCCGGCAAGACCCCGGCCTACCTGGGGCACGCGGTGGCGATCCTGATCTATAACGATTTCGCCCGTTTCCGCTTCGCCAAGGACAAGCTGCAATTCAAGGATGAAGTGATCCAATACGGTCCGGTCACCGGTCCGCTGGAGCGCGATCCCTGGGGCACCTTCCGCTTCGTGCGGGTGGGCGGCGCTACTTCCGCCGACGACGATGTCTTTTCCAGCCTGAAGAATGCACCGGTATTCCCGAGCATGATGCGCAAGCACCAGCCGGTCTGGCCGGACGGCCAGGAACACGGCAAGCTGGGCGAGCAAGGCATGTTCTACGCCGCCCAGATCCAGGAACAGCTGGACCATCCGCCGGCCGACTGGCTGGTCATGGAACGCAACTACAACACGCAGTCGGTGGACACTGCGGCGCTCGAGCCGGACAACGCCAACTGCTGGTACGACGCAGCCAATCAGGCCCTGCACATGGTGGTGCCGACGCAGTCGCCGGGCGAAATCGTCGACAGCACCATCGAGATGATGAAGAAGGGGAAGTTCCCTCTGAAGAAGCTGTTCCTGCATCCTTGCTACACGGTCGGCTACGGTTCCAAGGATCACTACAATTTCCCGTTCTACGGCTTGCTGACGTCGCTGTACGCCGATGGCAAACCGGTGCGCCTGGCCAATGACCGCTATGAGCAGTTCCAGACCGCGATCAAGCGCCACGCCTTCAAGATGCATTACCGCATCGCGGTCGACCGCAAGAGCGGCCTGCTGCAATCGTTCAAGGGCGAATTCGAAGCCAACGGCGGCGGCCGCGCCAACTTCTCGCCGTCGGTGGCGATGGTGGGAGCGACGGCGGCGCAGTCGATCTATTATTTTCCGAAGAACGACCTGGCGGCAGTCGCGATTGCCAGCCGTGCGATCGACGCCGGTTCGGCGCGCGGCTACGGCACCCTGCAAAGCATGGCGGCGACCGAAATGATGATCGACGAGATGGCGGAAAAGCTGGGTCTCGACGCCATCGATTTCCGCCTCAAGAATGCACTGCGTTCCGGCATGAAGAACACCCAGGGGGCTATTCCAGCCGGCGCCATCCGCGTCGATGAAGTGCTGGAAAAGGCCAAGCTGCATCCGCTCTGGGTCAATCGCGCCAAGAAAAAAGCAGAGTACGAAATCAGCCACCCAGGCTATCGCTATGGCGTCGGCTTCGCCTGTGTGCAGAAGGATTTCGGCACCGGCGCCGAAACTTCCTTCGCCAAGGTCGAGATCAGCGCCAACGGCCAGATCCACCTGTCGCACAGCGCTGCCGAAATCGGCACCGGCATGTCGACCTCGCAGGCGATTGCTTGCGCCAAATGGCTGGGCAAGCCAGCCAATGAAGTGCGCACCTCGATCACCGACTGGAGCGATCTGCCGGTAGTCACCAGCGGCGATCCTTACATCATGAGCCAGGCCGAGCAAGACAAGCTGGCGGCCAATCCGCGTTGGTCGCCGGGATATTCTTCGCCATCGAGCGCCACCAATTCCGCCTTCTATTTCACTCACAGCACGCGCGAAGCGGCGCGGGTAGTGTTCATGCACGGCCTGTGGCCGGCGGCGATGGCAATCTGGAGCACGGGTATCGGCGGCGGCCAGGCGGCGCCGCTGGTGGTGCGGGTGGAAGATGCGCGCTGGGTCGACGGCAAGCTGTCGGCGGCCGGTCTGCAGGCGCTGCCTTACGAACAGCTGGTCAAGAAAGCCCATGAACTGGGGCTGGTGACTGGCGCCACGGTGCACGTCTTCAATCGCTGGCAATGGACCGAAGCCGATTTCGAGATTCTCGGCAATCTGGTGCGGGTGCCGCTCGACGGCCTCTCGGTACGCTACGGCGAAGGCGCCAGCAAGGCCCAGCAAGCCAAGATGAGCACCAGCGGCGGCTACGATGTGCTGAACCGCAAGAAGGTGCTGATCCCGCCAACCCAGCGCAACAACGCAGCCGTGACTTACTACAGCGCGGTTGGCACCCTGGTCGAACTGGCAGTGCATGAAGCCAGCGGCAAGGTCGAGCTGCTGACCCATCATTCGATCATGGAATGCGGCAACCAGATCTCGCCGCAACTGGTCTCCGGCCAGTTGCAGGGCGGCCTGGCGATGGGCATCGGCCATGCCTTGCACGAATATCTGCCGCTGTACGAAGACGGCCCCGGCAACGGCAGCTGGAACTTCAACCGCTACCAGCTGCCGCGCGCCAAGGATGTCGCGGTCTGGAGCCAGACCAGCGAAGTGCTGCCGCCGCTGACCGAGACCGACCCGCCCAAGGGCATCGCCGAAGTGGTGATGATCCCGGTGGTCGGCGCTATCGTCAACGGCATCGCCAACGCTATCGGCCACCGTTTCACCGATCTGCCGGTAACCCAACAAAATATTCAGGAGGCTCTGGCATGA
- a CDS encoding (2Fe-2S)-binding protein, translating to MSMTIHPITMHINGKPVGPVPVPEGIMMIDFLHEYLDLTGSRLGCGQGICRACVVILDKPDGSSEEVRSCITGAHFFEGKKVRTIEGHAQRNEQGEVVALSPIQQKFLEHYSFQCGYCTPGFVNAATVLVEKLKRQPVTKAQLDDTITEGLNDHICRCTGYVRYFEAVKEVVLSTPGLVKDAK from the coding sequence ATGAGCATGACCATACACCCCATCACCATGCACATCAACGGCAAGCCGGTCGGCCCGGTGCCGGTGCCGGAAGGCATCATGATGATCGATTTCCTGCACGAATACCTGGACCTGACCGGCTCGCGGCTGGGCTGCGGCCAGGGCATCTGCCGTGCTTGCGTGGTCATCCTGGACAAGCCGGACGGCAGTAGCGAAGAAGTGCGTTCCTGCATCACTGGCGCGCATTTTTTCGAGGGCAAGAAAGTCCGTACCATTGAAGGCCACGCCCAGCGCAACGAGCAGGGCGAAGTAGTGGCGCTGTCACCGATCCAGCAGAAATTCCTGGAGCATTACAGCTTCCAGTGCGGCTATTGCACGCCAGGTTTTGTCAATGCCGCTACAGTCCTGGTGGAAAAACTCAAGCGCCAGCCGGTGACCAAAGCCCAGCTCGACGACACCATCACTGAAGGTCTGAACGACCACATCTGCCGTTGCACCGGCTACGTGCGCTACTTCGAAGCGGTCAAGGAAGTGGTGCTGAGCACGCCGGGACTGGTGAAGGACGCCAAGTGA
- a CDS encoding c-type cytochrome, translating into MIQSKYLRRALAGLALPVLAATLLAACDSGSSSSAAASAQGAGQSQAKPGSADQIALGRYLAKAADCAACHTTATGAPFAGGVELASPFGKFYGSNITPDKEHGIGKWNADQFYKALHDGVTPDKHLYPAMPYTSYRSMTRADTDAIYAYLMQQKPVAVPTRAADLSFPYNMRFGMMFWNVPFLKNQLTDASSGKSAMWLRGQYLSNALGHCAECHTPRGAFGQLDLSKSLTGAALGRVAAPNITPAGLAAVGWTAADLQTFFATGIAPQGSAYGEMFPVVHLSTQYLSKDDLTAVTTYLMGDQPLPPQPVKTINADAMELDAGKRLYTAVCAGCHGFQGDGKPHVAVAMKGNSTVRNADPHNLIVAMLDGIEAQKFPGTESLQDMPGFAGQLNDKELAQLSNFLRATWGGQPASITADQVKALRMTTAAH; encoded by the coding sequence ATGATCCAGTCTAAATATCTTCGCAGAGCCTTGGCTGGCCTGGCGCTGCCAGTACTGGCAGCAACCCTGCTGGCCGCCTGCGATAGCGGCAGCAGCAGCTCGGCTGCGGCATCCGCCCAGGGCGCTGGCCAGAGTCAGGCGAAACCCGGCAGCGCCGACCAGATTGCCCTTGGCCGTTACCTGGCCAAGGCTGCCGATTGCGCTGCCTGCCACACCACGGCCACCGGCGCGCCGTTCGCCGGCGGTGTCGAGCTGGCTTCTCCGTTCGGCAAGTTCTACGGCTCCAACATCACGCCCGACAAGGAACACGGCATCGGCAAGTGGAACGCCGACCAGTTCTACAAGGCGCTGCACGATGGCGTTACCCCGGACAAACATCTGTATCCGGCCATGCCGTATACCTCCTATCGTTCGATGACGCGCGCCGACACCGACGCGATCTACGCCTACCTGATGCAGCAGAAGCCGGTCGCCGTGCCAACCCGTGCTGCGGACCTCAGCTTCCCGTACAACATGCGCTTCGGCATGATGTTCTGGAATGTGCCTTTCCTGAAGAATCAGTTGACCGATGCCTCCAGCGGCAAGTCGGCCATGTGGCTGCGCGGCCAATACCTGAGCAACGCGCTCGGCCATTGCGCCGAGTGCCACACGCCGCGCGGCGCCTTCGGCCAGCTGGACCTGTCGAAATCGCTGACCGGCGCGGCATTGGGGCGGGTGGCAGCGCCGAACATCACGCCGGCCGGCCTGGCGGCGGTGGGCTGGACGGCGGCAGACTTGCAGACCTTCTTCGCCACCGGTATCGCGCCTCAGGGTTCGGCTTATGGCGAAATGTTCCCGGTGGTGCATCTGAGCACGCAGTACCTGAGCAAGGATGACCTCACCGCAGTGACGACTTACCTGATGGGCGACCAGCCATTGCCGCCGCAGCCCGTCAAGACCATCAATGCGGACGCTATGGAACTGGATGCCGGCAAGCGCCTGTACACCGCGGTGTGCGCCGGCTGCCATGGCTTCCAGGGCGACGGCAAGCCGCACGTGGCGGTAGCGATGAAGGGCAATTCGACGGTGCGCAACGCCGATCCGCATAACCTGATCGTCGCCATGCTGGATGGGATCGAAGCGCAGAAATTTCCCGGCACCGAAAGCCTGCAGGACATGCCTGGCTTTGCCGGCCAGCTGAACGACAAGGAACTGGCGCAGCTGTCCAATTTCCTGCGCGCGACCTGGGGCGGCCAGCCGGCCAGCATCACTGCCGATCAGGTCAAAGCTTTGAGAATGACAACTGCGGCACATTGA
- a CDS encoding XdhC family protein, whose translation MNAVDYQVLKSAAAWLEQGKRVAMVTVVRNWGSAPRPLGSLFAISDAGDFTGSVSGGCIEDDLMQRFAAAFPEKIELVRYGISAEQMRRFGLPCGGTLELVIEPLGSAAALTPLLEAVSGGHLVLRRLDLRSGLATVEASDADFALRFDEEELLQVFGPRWRLLIIGAGQVSEYLAQMAPALDFSVYLNDPREEQRRNWQADGVTWLDGMPDDVVLAFKPDRRTVIVTLSHDPKVDDMALMEALKTDAFYIGAIGSMASTEARKERLLTLDLSSEQIARLHAPIGLQIWSRSPAEIAVSVLAELVLLRNRGSVASSPSSCAIGANDVRMVERP comes from the coding sequence ATGAACGCAGTCGACTATCAAGTACTGAAAAGCGCCGCCGCCTGGCTGGAGCAGGGCAAACGGGTCGCCATGGTGACCGTGGTGCGCAACTGGGGCTCGGCGCCGCGACCGCTAGGTTCGCTGTTTGCGATAAGCGATGCCGGCGATTTCACCGGTTCTGTTTCGGGCGGCTGCATTGAAGACGACCTGATGCAGCGCTTCGCCGCCGCCTTCCCGGAAAAAATCGAGCTGGTACGTTACGGCATCAGCGCCGAGCAGATGCGCCGCTTCGGCCTGCCTTGCGGCGGCACGCTGGAACTGGTGATCGAGCCGCTCGGCTCGGCCGCTGCGCTGACCCCCTTGCTGGAGGCCGTCAGCGGTGGCCACCTTGTGCTGCGTCGCCTCGACCTGCGCAGCGGTTTGGCTACGGTGGAAGCGAGCGATGCCGATTTTGCGCTGCGTTTCGATGAAGAAGAACTGTTGCAGGTGTTCGGTCCGCGCTGGCGTCTGCTGATCATCGGCGCCGGCCAGGTCTCGGAATATCTGGCGCAGATGGCGCCGGCGCTGGATTTCTCGGTCTACCTGAACGATCCGCGCGAAGAACAGCGCCGCAACTGGCAAGCTGACGGTGTCACCTGGCTGGACGGCATGCCGGACGATGTCGTGCTGGCCTTCAAACCGGACCGCCGCACCGTCATCGTCACCCTTAGCCACGATCCGAAAGTGGATGACATGGCGCTGATGGAAGCGCTCAAGACCGACGCCTTCTATATCGGCGCGATCGGCTCGATGGCTAGCACTGAAGCGCGCAAGGAACGCTTGCTGACGCTGGACCTGAGCAGTGAACAGATCGCGCGCCTGCATGCGCCTATCGGCCTGCAGATCTGGAGCCGCTCGCCGGCTGAAATTGCGGTGTCGGTGCTGGCCGAGCTGGTGTTGCTGCGCAACCGCGGCAGCGTGGCCTCGTCGCCTTCCAGCTGCGCCATCGGCGCCAATGATGTGCGGATGGTCGAACGACCTTGA
- a CDS encoding DHCW motif cupin fold protein, giving the protein MKMTDIPFGTTDWASIERTEHKGESGMAYWRTRNFGAIRVRMVEYTPGYLADHWCSKGHVLFCLEGELETELEDGRKFLLKPGMSYQVADGAEPHRSFTALGATLFVVD; this is encoded by the coding sequence ATGAAAATGACCGACATCCCTTTCGGCACCACCGATTGGGCCAGCATTGAACGCACTGAACACAAGGGCGAAAGCGGGATGGCCTATTGGCGCACCCGCAATTTCGGCGCCATCCGGGTACGCATGGTTGAATATACGCCGGGCTACCTGGCCGACCACTGGTGCAGCAAGGGCCATGTGCTGTTCTGCCTGGAAGGCGAGCTGGAGACAGAACTCGAGGACGGCCGCAAGTTCTTGCTGAAGCCGGGCATGAGCTACCAGGTAGCGGACGGGGCCGAGCCGCACCGCTCGTTTACCGCGCTTGGCGCCACCCTTTTCGTGGTGGATTGA
- a CDS encoding energy transducer TonB: MDFTLDQERPTRKLVGVSVVVLMHIAVVYALVTGLARKVVEVVQEPVITKIIAEIKPPPPPPPPPEKPAPPPPKSAAPPPPYVPPPEVKVTPPPQENTIAAVTNVKPPTNELPTAVAQPAPAAVAAAPAGPAHTSARVTGNCEKPEYPRTSLRNEEQGTVNVKLVISADGSVADASIEKSSGFKDLDRATLKAWSLCHFVPAMADGQPVQSVTRMQYVWKLE; this comes from the coding sequence ATGGATTTCACGCTAGATCAGGAGCGGCCGACCAGGAAACTGGTCGGCGTCAGCGTAGTCGTCTTGATGCATATCGCGGTCGTCTATGCGCTGGTGACAGGTCTGGCCCGCAAAGTCGTGGAGGTCGTCCAGGAGCCGGTGATCACCAAGATCATCGCTGAAATCAAGCCGCCACCACCACCTCCGCCGCCGCCCGAAAAACCGGCGCCGCCGCCGCCAAAATCCGCCGCGCCGCCACCGCCCTATGTGCCGCCGCCTGAAGTCAAGGTAACGCCACCGCCACAAGAAAATACGATTGCCGCCGTCACCAACGTCAAGCCGCCGACCAACGAGCTGCCGACCGCCGTCGCGCAGCCTGCCCCCGCGGCGGTTGCGGCTGCGCCCGCTGGGCCGGCGCATACCAGCGCGCGCGTGACAGGAAATTGCGAAAAGCCGGAATATCCCAGGACCTCGCTGCGCAACGAAGAACAGGGGACAGTGAATGTGAAACTGGTCATCAGCGCCGACGGCAGCGTGGCCGACGCCTCGATCGAGAAGAGCAGCGGTTTCAAGGACCTGGACCGCGCCACTTTGAAAGCCTGGAGCCTCTGCCATTTCGTCCCGGCCATGGCGGATGGCCAGCCGGTGCAGTCGGTAACCCGCATGCAGTATGTCTGGAAACTGGAGTGA
- a CDS encoding purine nucleoside permease, which translates to MNRFQLLTLALALGGLAAQSQAATQAPAPSPVLATPAAPIPIKVVVVTMFEIGADSGDQPGEFQTWVERLPLPQTIAFPQGYRNLRYNPEQGVLGIVTGIGTARSSASIMALGMDPRFDLSKAYWLVAGIAGANPDTMSAGSAAWAEWLVDGDLSHEIDAREIPKGWSTGKIPLRSARPFQQPVPADNEGAVYHLNPGLSNWAYQLTKDTPLADDADLRQLRSRYTGYPAAQQPPKVIKGDQLAGQTFWHGKLMNAWAEKWVDYWTHGQGSFATSAMEETGTAQALTFLSKAGRADLNRLLVLRTASNYTMPYPGKSAAASLAAEHEGSYSAYLPSLEAAFKVGSRVTRELSDHWDLYRDQLPADK; encoded by the coding sequence ATGAACCGCTTCCAGCTCCTTACCCTCGCCCTGGCTCTTGGCGGCCTCGCCGCGCAGTCGCAAGCGGCAACTCAGGCACCCGCGCCAAGCCCGGTGCTTGCCACGCCGGCGGCGCCGATCCCGATCAAGGTGGTGGTGGTGACGATGTTTGAAATCGGCGCAGACAGCGGCGACCAGCCCGGCGAATTCCAGACCTGGGTGGAACGCCTGCCGCTGCCGCAAACCATCGCCTTCCCGCAGGGTTACCGTAACCTGCGCTACAACCCGGAGCAAGGGGTGCTGGGCATCGTCACCGGCATCGGCACGGCGCGCTCATCGGCCAGCATCATGGCGCTCGGCATGGACCCGCGCTTCGACCTGAGCAAGGCTTACTGGCTGGTGGCCGGCATCGCCGGCGCCAATCCCGACACCATGTCGGCCGGTTCCGCGGCCTGGGCCGAATGGCTGGTGGATGGCGACCTGTCGCATGAAATCGACGCCCGCGAAATTCCCAAGGGCTGGTCCACCGGCAAAATCCCGCTGCGCTCGGCGCGGCCGTTCCAGCAGCCGGTGCCGGCCGATAATGAAGGTGCGGTATATCACCTCAATCCGGGCCTGAGCAACTGGGCCTACCAGCTGACCAAGGACACGCCGCTGGCGGATGATGCCGATCTGCGGCAACTGCGCAGCCGCTATACAGGCTACCCGGCAGCGCAACAACCGCCGAAAGTGATCAAGGGCGACCAGCTGGCCGGCCAGACTTTCTGGCACGGCAAGCTGATGAATGCATGGGCGGAAAAATGGGTGGACTATTGGACCCATGGCCAGGGCAGCTTCGCCACCTCGGCGATGGAAGAAACCGGCACCGCGCAGGCGCTGACCTTCCTCAGCAAAGCCGGCCGCGCCGACCTCAACCGCCTGCTGGTGCTGCGCACTGCCAGCAACTACACCATGCCGTATCCCGGCAAGAGCGCCGCGGCCAGCCTGGCGGCCGAGCACGAAGGCAGTTATTCCGCCTACCTGCCCTCGCTGGAAGCAGCCTTCAAGGTCGGCAGCCGTGTGACGCGCGAACTGAGCGATCACTGGGACCTGTATCGCGATCAGCTGCCGGCGGACAAATAA